In Zunongwangia profunda SM-A87, the following proteins share a genomic window:
- the mdh gene encoding malate dehydrogenase: MKVTVVGAGAVGASCAEYVAIKNFASEVVLLDIKEGYAEGKAMDLMQTASLNSFDTKITGSTNDYSKTAGSDVAVITSGIPRKPGMTREELIGINAGIVKEVASNLIKHSPDVTLIVVSNPMDTMTYLVHKTTGLPKNKIIGMGGALDSARFKYRLAEALEAPISDVDGMVIGGHSDTGMVPLTRLATRNSVPVSAFLSEERLNQVSEDTKVGGATLTKLLGTSAWYAPGAAVSALVQAIACDQKKIFPCSAFLEGEYGLNDISIGVPAIIGKDGLEKIVEIQLDDAEKAKIKESAEGVKKTNGLLEL; this comes from the coding sequence ATGAAAGTTACAGTAGTAGGAGCTGGTGCAGTAGGTGCTAGCTGCGCTGAATACGTTGCCATTAAAAACTTCGCTTCAGAAGTTGTTTTATTAGATATTAAAGAAGGATATGCGGAAGGTAAAGCTATGGATCTTATGCAAACTGCTTCTTTAAATAGTTTTGATACTAAAATTACAGGTAGTACAAATGACTACTCTAAAACAGCAGGTAGTGATGTAGCTGTAATTACCAGTGGTATCCCAAGAAAACCAGGTATGACTCGTGAAGAGCTTATCGGGATTAATGCAGGTATTGTAAAAGAAGTTGCAAGTAACCTTATCAAGCATTCGCCAGATGTTACATTAATCGTTGTGAGTAACCCAATGGATACGATGACGTATTTGGTACATAAAACTACCGGGCTTCCAAAAAATAAAATCATCGGAATGGGAGGAGCATTAGATAGTGCTCGTTTTAAATATAGATTGGCAGAGGCCTTAGAAGCTCCAATTTCTGATGTAGATGGGATGGTAATTGGTGGACACAGTGATACCGGTATGGTGCCTCTTACAAGGCTAGCTACTCGTAATAGTGTTCCTGTTTCAGCTTTTCTTTCAGAAGAGCGTTTAAATCAGGTGTCAGAAGACACTAAAGTTGGTGGAGCGACTTTAACCAAACTATTAGGTACAAGCGCTTGGTATGCGCCGGGTGCAGCAGTTTCTGCATTAGTTCAGGCTATTGCTTGCGATCAAAAGAAAATTTTTCCATGTTCAGCCTTCTTAGAAGGAGAGTATGGTTTAAATGATATATCTATAGGAGTGCCTGCTATTATCGGTAAAGATGGATTAGAAAAAATTGTGGAGATTCAGCTGGATGATGCGGAAAAAGCTAAAATTAAAGAGAGTGCAGAAGGTGTTAAAAAGACTAACGGCTTATTAGAGCTGTAA
- the gyrB gene encoding DNA topoisomerase (ATP-hydrolyzing) subunit B produces the protein MSEEAKEKKYSADSIQALEGMEHVRMRPSMYIGDTGVRGLHHLVYEVVDNSIDEALAGHCDAIKVDINEDNSITVEDNGRGIPIDLHKKEGVSALEVVMTKIGAGGKFDKDSYKVSGGLHGVGVSCVNALSTHLKATVYRDGQIWEQEYEIGKPMYPVKPVGETELSGTIVTFKPDPSIFQQTLEYSYETLAKRMRELAFLNKGIRIVLTDKREKDEKGEFLSEEFHSEEGLKEFIRFLDGTREPIIADVISMEGEKNGIPVEVALVYNDTFNENLHSYVNNINTHEGGTHLSGFRRGLTTTLKKYADASGLLEKVKFEVTGDDFREGLTAIISVKVAEPQFEGQTKTKLGNREVTSAVSQAVSEMLENYLEENPNDAKTIVQKVILAAQARNAAKKAREMVQRKTAMSIGGLPGKLSDCSEQDPKKCEVFLVEGDSAGGTAKQGRDRNFQAILPLRGKILNVEKAMSHRVFDNEEIKNIYTALGVTIGTEEDSKALNLSKLRYHKIVIMCDADVDGSHIETLILTFFFRYMKELIEQGHIYIATPPLYLVKKGSKKRYAWNEKERDEIADEYSGGIQIQRYKGLGEMNAEQLWDTTMDPERRKLRQVTIDNSGEADRIFSMLMGDEVPPRREFIEKNAKYANIDA, from the coding sequence ATGAGCGAAGAAGCCAAAGAGAAAAAGTATTCGGCGGATAGTATACAGGCGTTAGAAGGGATGGAACATGTTCGCATGCGACCTTCGATGTATATTGGAGATACTGGTGTAAGAGGTTTGCACCATTTGGTGTATGAAGTTGTTGATAACTCAATCGATGAGGCATTGGCAGGGCACTGTGATGCTATAAAAGTTGATATAAACGAAGACAATTCGATAACTGTAGAGGATAATGGTCGAGGTATCCCTATCGATCTACATAAAAAGGAAGGAGTTTCTGCATTAGAAGTTGTAATGACTAAAATTGGTGCAGGAGGAAAATTTGATAAAGATTCTTACAAAGTTTCAGGTGGTCTTCACGGAGTAGGCGTTAGTTGTGTGAATGCATTATCTACACACTTAAAAGCTACAGTTTATAGAGATGGCCAGATTTGGGAGCAGGAATATGAAATAGGGAAACCTATGTACCCGGTAAAACCTGTTGGGGAAACAGAGCTTAGCGGTACTATAGTTACCTTTAAGCCTGATCCCTCAATTTTTCAGCAAACTTTAGAATATAGTTACGAGACTCTGGCGAAACGTATGCGAGAGTTGGCTTTTCTTAATAAAGGGATAAGAATTGTTCTTACCGATAAAAGAGAAAAAGACGAAAAAGGAGAATTTCTTTCAGAAGAATTTCATTCTGAGGAAGGTCTAAAGGAATTTATTCGTTTTCTGGACGGAACAAGAGAACCGATTATTGCTGATGTGATTAGCATGGAAGGTGAAAAGAACGGAATTCCTGTTGAAGTAGCACTGGTTTATAACGACACCTTTAACGAGAACCTTCATTCGTATGTAAACAATATTAATACCCATGAGGGAGGAACACACCTTTCTGGGTTTAGAAGGGGGTTAACTACAACTTTAAAAAAATATGCTGATGCTTCAGGTTTACTTGAAAAGGTGAAATTTGAAGTTACAGGAGATGATTTTAGAGAGGGGTTAACTGCTATTATTTCAGTAAAAGTTGCAGAACCTCAGTTTGAAGGACAAACCAAAACTAAATTAGGTAACCGTGAGGTAACTTCAGCGGTATCTCAGGCAGTTTCAGAAATGCTTGAGAATTATCTCGAAGAGAATCCTAATGATGCCAAAACCATTGTTCAAAAAGTAATTCTTGCTGCTCAGGCACGTAACGCTGCGAAAAAAGCCCGTGAAATGGTGCAACGTAAAACAGCCATGAGTATCGGGGGGTTACCTGGAAAATTATCCGACTGTTCAGAGCAGGATCCTAAAAAGTGTGAAGTGTTTCTTGTAGAGGGGGATTCGGCAGGTGGAACGGCGAAACAGGGCCGTGACCGTAATTTTCAGGCAATTTTACCGCTTAGGGGTAAAATACTGAATGTGGAAAAAGCCATGTCACATCGGGTTTTTGATAATGAAGAGATTAAGAATATCTATACTGCTTTAGGAGTTACAATTGGAACCGAGGAAGATAGTAAGGCGCTTAACCTGTCCAAATTGCGTTATCATAAAATCGTAATTATGTGTGATGCAGATGTTGATGGTAGCCATATCGAAACCTTGATTCTAACCTTCTTCTTTAGATATATGAAAGAGTTGATTGAGCAGGGACATATTTATATCGCAACACCACCACTTTATTTAGTGAAAAAAGGAAGCAAAAAGCGTTACGCATGGAATGAAAAGGAGCGTGATGAAATTGCTGACGAATACAGTGGGGGAATCCAGATTCAACGCTATAAAGGTCTGGGAGAAATGAATGCCGAACAACTTTGGGATACCACTATGGATCCTGAGCGTAGAAAATTACGACAGGTAACAATTGATAATAGTGGAGAAGCAGATCGTATTTTCTCTATGCTAATGGGAGACGAAGTTCCACCACGTAGAGAGTTTATCGAGAAAAATGCCAAATATGCTAATATCGATGCTTAA
- a CDS encoding DUF2911 domain-containing protein — protein sequence MKKLLILTILGFGLSLPSSLIAQTQGPNFAKMDVSPMDIALYRNDNNEPVARVIYSRPQRRDREVFGKLVPYGEVWRTGANEATEITFYKDVMIASAKVKAGTYTLYSIPNEKEWTIILNKKTLTWGAYEYSDELDLVRINVPVRQMQNPIDALSMAFEKEGNNTANILIGWDKYYVKVPIEVAK from the coding sequence ATGAAAAAATTACTGATACTGACTATTTTAGGTTTTGGCCTTAGCTTGCCTTCTAGCCTTATAGCCCAAACACAAGGACCTAACTTTGCCAAGATGGACGTTAGTCCTATGGACATTGCCCTTTATCGCAATGATAATAATGAACCTGTTGCAAGGGTAATCTATAGCCGACCTCAAAGAAGAGACCGGGAAGTTTTTGGAAAACTGGTTCCTTACGGTGAAGTTTGGAGAACAGGAGCAAACGAAGCTACTGAAATCACCTTCTATAAAGATGTAATGATTGCTAGTGCAAAAGTAAAGGCAGGAACTTACACGTTATATTCAATTCCTAACGAAAAAGAATGGACAATAATTCTTAACAAGAAAACACTTACCTGGGGAGCTTACGAATATAGTGACGAACTGGATTTAGTAAGAATCAATGTTCCTGTTAGACAAATGCAAAATCCTATCGATGCACTTTCTATGGCCTTTGAAAAAGAAGGTAACAATACTGCAAATATACTTATTGGATGGGATAAATATTATGTAAAAGTTCCTATTGAAGTTGCAAAATAG
- a CDS encoding 7-carboxy-7-deazaguanine synthase QueE, whose product MITEETQELVDRGIMLPLMEEFYTIQGEGYHKGTAAYFIRIGGCDVGCHWCDVKESWNAGLHPPTHVGEIVENALKYSKTIVITGGEPLTWDMTTLTDSLKKQGCQIHIETSGAYPLTGIWDWICLSPKKIKLPEPEIYPVANELKVIIFNKHDFKFAEEQAAQVGEHCILYLQPEWSNREKMIPLIVDYVMRNPKWKVSLQTHKYLNIP is encoded by the coding sequence ATGATTACAGAAGAGACACAGGAGCTGGTAGATAGAGGTATTATGCTTCCTTTAATGGAAGAGTTTTATACTATACAAGGAGAAGGATATCATAAAGGTACTGCTGCTTATTTTATAAGAATAGGGGGCTGTGATGTGGGTTGCCATTGGTGCGATGTTAAGGAAAGCTGGAATGCCGGTTTGCATCCACCAACACATGTGGGTGAGATTGTGGAAAATGCATTGAAATACAGTAAGACTATTGTAATAACCGGTGGTGAGCCCTTAACATGGGATATGACTACGCTTACTGATAGTCTTAAAAAGCAAGGCTGCCAAATTCATATAGAAACTTCTGGTGCTTACCCTCTTACAGGGATTTGGGACTGGATTTGTTTATCGCCTAAAAAGATAAAATTACCGGAACCAGAGATTTATCCAGTAGCTAACGAATTAAAAGTAATTATTTTCAATAAGCATGATTTCAAGTTTGCTGAAGAGCAGGCGGCTCAGGTGGGGGAACACTGTATTTTATATTTACAACCAGAATGGAGTAACCGTGAAAAAATGATTCCGCTTATCGTAGATTATGTAATGCGAAACCCAAAGTGGAAAGTGTCCTTACAAACACATAAATATCTTAATATACCTTAA
- a CDS encoding peptidoglycan recognition protein family protein, protein MGEFGGINRSIIIFLLFNIVVKSILFSQEIIDKPIQFTEERKQLSLEYLEQHYGIAQKEPIITPRMIVLHWTAIPSFKKSFDAFDDVHLPNARTEIKDASTLNVSIQFLIDRDGQIYRLMPETWMARHVIGLNHVAIGVENVGGAKKPLTKAQLKSNIWLVEYLKAKYETIEYLIGHYEYKTFENSNLWLEKDENYRTNKIDPGVNFMKKVRKATQYLDLKGAI, encoded by the coding sequence ATGGGCGAGTTTGGTGGGATCAATAGATCAATTATAATTTTTCTGCTGTTTAATATTGTTGTAAAATCAATACTTTTTTCGCAAGAAATTATTGATAAACCAATTCAATTTACAGAAGAGAGAAAGCAATTAAGTTTAGAATATTTAGAGCAACATTATGGTATAGCGCAAAAAGAGCCAATTATTACACCTAGAATGATTGTTTTGCACTGGACGGCCATTCCTTCCTTTAAAAAATCCTTTGATGCGTTTGACGATGTACATCTACCGAACGCGAGAACTGAGATTAAAGATGCAAGTACGTTAAATGTTTCTATTCAATTTTTGATTGATAGAGATGGTCAAATTTATAGATTGATGCCAGAGACCTGGATGGCAAGACATGTTATTGGATTGAATCATGTTGCTATAGGAGTAGAAAATGTAGGAGGTGCAAAAAAGCCTTTAACTAAAGCGCAATTAAAATCGAATATCTGGCTGGTTGAATATTTGAAAGCAAAATATGAAACGATAGAATATCTTATTGGGCATTATGAGTATAAAACTTTTGAAAATTCAAATCTATGGTTAGAAAAGGACGAGAATTATAGGACAAATAAGATAGACCCGGGGGTAAATTTTATGAAGAAAGTTAGGAAGGCAACACAGTATCTTGATCTAAAAGGAGCGATATAG
- a CDS encoding SusD/RagB family nutrient-binding outer membrane lipoprotein codes for MMKKIYSILLLALVFQSCDNFDEDININPNLPSQASGTQLIANAELYLPGLSSSPRGEFFAQYLAETQYVGTSLYPQESTSFYSYYQGPLENLQTVLNNQENLSSTEGPVDNQVAVAKILRAYFYWNITDRWGDVPYKEALMGSENFTPVYDTQQSIYLDLFQELKEATSMMMAGKINNDIVYDGNMDNWRKLANTIRLFMALRLSEVDPDLGQTEFTEALSDGVILDNADNLVYNHLAEANNQNYWYGQVVNQNREWWALTEKLVSHMLPFGDPRLEVYGNPARANNNFVGLRYGEEEAIGTEEYSLLGSAIYAQDAPVYLVTAAQVYFAIAEAASRGWVGESAEENYNMAIEQSFLQWTGSSEGVDSFLSQPEVAFDVNNAIESIANQRWVHLYMHGYESWSEWRRTGFPTGFTTPNGAEIPLRLSYPDNESFNNSDNYEEAVNRQFNGEDLIYGRVWWDQ; via the coding sequence ATGATGAAAAAAATATATAGTATTTTATTACTGGCTTTGGTTTTTCAGAGTTGTGATAATTTCGACGAGGATATTAATATAAATCCTAATCTTCCCAGCCAGGCTTCAGGTACCCAGTTAATAGCTAATGCAGAGCTTTATTTGCCTGGCCTATCCTCATCGCCCAGAGGTGAGTTTTTCGCTCAATATCTCGCAGAAACACAGTATGTAGGAACTTCTTTGTATCCACAAGAAAGTACAAGTTTTTATTCTTATTATCAGGGGCCTTTGGAAAATTTACAAACCGTTTTAAATAATCAGGAGAATTTAAGTTCTACGGAAGGGCCAGTGGATAATCAGGTGGCAGTAGCCAAAATTCTTAGAGCTTATTTTTACTGGAATATTACAGATCGTTGGGGTGATGTACCCTATAAAGAAGCTTTGATGGGATCAGAAAATTTTACACCAGTTTATGATACTCAGCAATCAATTTATTTAGATCTCTTTCAAGAACTAAAAGAAGCTACTTCTATGATGATGGCTGGAAAAATCAATAACGATATTGTATACGATGGAAATATGGATAACTGGCGTAAGCTGGCAAATACCATTAGGTTATTTATGGCTTTAAGATTATCTGAAGTGGATCCCGATCTTGGGCAAACCGAATTCACAGAAGCTTTGAGCGATGGAGTAATTTTAGATAATGCTGATAATCTGGTATACAATCATTTGGCAGAAGCAAATAATCAGAATTACTGGTATGGACAGGTAGTGAACCAAAATAGAGAATGGTGGGCGTTAACAGAGAAACTGGTTTCTCATATGTTGCCTTTTGGTGATCCAAGATTAGAAGTGTATGGAAATCCTGCAAGAGCGAATAATAATTTTGTAGGGCTTAGATATGGGGAAGAAGAGGCGATAGGGACAGAAGAATATTCTCTTTTAGGTTCAGCTATTTATGCTCAGGACGCTCCTGTTTATCTTGTCACTGCTGCTCAGGTTTATTTTGCAATTGCTGAAGCCGCTTCACGTGGTTGGGTTGGAGAAAGTGCTGAAGAGAATTATAATATGGCTATAGAGCAGTCATTTTTACAGTGGACGGGAAGTAGTGAAGGTGTAGATTCATTCTTAAGCCAGCCAGAAGTTGCCTTTGACGTGAACAACGCTATAGAAAGTATAGCCAACCAAAGATGGGTCCATTTATACATGCATGGTTACGAATCCTGGTCTGAATGGCGGAGAACAGGATTTCCAACTGGTTTTACGACTCCTAATGGAGCTGAAATCCCATTACGTTTAAGTTACCCTGATAATGAATCTTTCAATAATTCTGATAACTATGAGGAGGCGGTAAATAGGCAGTTTAACGGAGAAGACTTAATTTATGGGCGAGTTTGGTGGGATCAATAG
- a CDS encoding SusC/RagA family TonB-linked outer membrane protein, with the protein MEKKLILFALMSIMITTPFFAQNRIISGTVKVSEDNMPLPGVNVIIKGTNNGTVTDMQGKYSLEVTPNAILVFSAIGFVSQEIEISGQEELNVSLVQDTESLDEVVVTALGISRDKKSLGYATQEVEGEDLNITNQQNVLGTLSGRVAGVQVTGSSGASMGGTHKIKIRGVNSINGGDEPLIVIDGTPISNSNFSGSSGADYGNLAQDINPSDIASVNVLKGPAASALYGIRGQYGVIMITTKKGKKGPKEVRVQVNSSLMFEFAGNFLPKQNMYGGGSSQSFRTLSNGDPYVDLSVDESWGPRMDGTPVRQVFSFYPQDPTYGQLTPFVPHPDNVENYYETGVNLNNGVTVSGGNENSTYRLSLNDTRIEGVEPNTELNRNNLGVNASLDLAENLTVSTTINYARNEAQRPGQGSEYGVAYLNQWFQRNLDMDRLKDYRYDDGTILHWNLRRPDSETGEITNFNPLYWNNPYFNAYENLSNDSRDRFFGDVTLSYNILPELEIRGAIRSDMYTQNIENRTAFGGTGVPSYSVGKYQNKEWNYELLAQYNKKFGTISIDGTLGGNIFNRNYSYLSQATVGGLSAPGFYNIDASIDRPSTTSYKLEKQIRSLFAMVSLGYLDTYFLDASIRNDNSSALPEDNNSYWYPSISGSLVFSELINLDILSFGKFRASYAQAGSDLSPYRTTVAYGVGTVYDGINTLYVPDNLNNPDIEPSFSHSYETGLDLRFFGNRLGLNFTYYKQRNKNQIISLDVSGASGYESSTINAGLIENDGVEISLSGKPIQTNDFSWDAIFNISRNKSEVVELAPGIDVYTYGATTYSSVTSYLNSYEGKPFGSLVGQAYQRDEATGDILIDDNGMPLYTDATHDFGTVLPDFTGGFQNTFRWKNLSLNAMIDFQGGGQFFSRSKMLGVRTGQDPLTVAINENGMNVRDALEDGGGVRVAGISAETGEQVENFVDARSYYRNVLGRRIYEEWLYDASYIKLSELRLGYTFGAKIMEVLPFEAVNVAFIARNPAMIWQNAPDGIDPSAISTGSQSISWYESGQLATVRSYGINLNITF; encoded by the coding sequence ATGGAGAAAAAATTAATTCTTTTCGCTCTTATGAGCATTATGATAACGACTCCCTTTTTTGCACAAAATCGAATTATTTCTGGAACTGTAAAAGTCTCAGAGGATAATATGCCTTTACCTGGAGTAAATGTTATTATAAAAGGTACCAATAATGGGACCGTTACAGACATGCAAGGTAAATATAGTTTAGAGGTTACGCCAAATGCTATATTGGTATTTTCTGCAATTGGTTTCGTAAGTCAGGAGATTGAAATTAGTGGACAGGAGGAATTAAATGTAAGCTTGGTTCAGGATACCGAAAGTCTTGATGAAGTTGTGGTGACGGCATTAGGAATTTCAAGAGATAAAAAGTCTTTGGGTTATGCCACGCAAGAAGTAGAAGGGGAAGATCTGAATATTACAAATCAGCAAAATGTATTGGGGACATTATCGGGAAGGGTAGCTGGTGTTCAGGTAACCGGTTCCTCGGGGGCAAGTATGGGAGGAACCCACAAAATTAAGATCAGAGGTGTAAATTCTATTAATGGTGGAGATGAACCATTAATTGTTATCGACGGTACACCAATTTCAAACAGTAATTTCTCTGGGAGTTCAGGAGCAGATTATGGGAACCTTGCTCAGGATATAAACCCTAGTGATATAGCATCTGTAAATGTTTTAAAAGGTCCTGCAGCTTCGGCGTTGTATGGTATTAGGGGGCAATACGGTGTGATTATGATTACTACCAAAAAAGGTAAAAAAGGACCAAAAGAAGTTAGGGTGCAGGTAAACTCTTCTTTGATGTTTGAATTTGCAGGTAATTTTCTTCCCAAGCAAAATATGTATGGAGGAGGATCTAGTCAGTCATTTAGAACTTTATCTAATGGCGATCCTTATGTAGACCTTAGCGTAGATGAAAGTTGGGGGCCTAGAATGGATGGTACGCCGGTACGCCAGGTATTTAGTTTTTATCCACAAGATCCTACTTATGGGCAGTTAACGCCATTTGTACCGCACCCAGATAATGTTGAAAATTATTATGAAACGGGAGTGAACTTAAATAATGGAGTAACCGTATCTGGAGGAAATGAAAATTCGACATATCGTTTAAGTCTTAATGATACCCGAATTGAAGGGGTAGAACCCAATACAGAGCTTAATAGGAATAACCTCGGGGTAAATGCAAGTTTGGATTTGGCGGAAAATCTAACAGTTTCTACTACTATTAATTATGCCAGAAATGAAGCGCAGAGACCAGGGCAGGGTTCAGAATACGGAGTAGCATATCTTAACCAGTGGTTTCAAAGAAATCTTGATATGGATAGGTTAAAAGATTATAGGTATGATGATGGTACGATATTGCACTGGAATTTAAGAAGACCGGATTCAGAGACCGGTGAAATCACGAATTTTAATCCTTTATACTGGAATAACCCTTATTTTAATGCCTACGAGAACTTGTCGAACGATAGTAGAGATCGGTTTTTTGGGGATGTAACTTTAAGTTATAATATTTTGCCGGAACTGGAGATAAGAGGAGCGATTCGGTCTGATATGTATACTCAGAATATCGAAAATCGTACTGCATTTGGCGGTACTGGAGTGCCTTCCTACTCTGTTGGAAAATACCAAAATAAAGAATGGAATTATGAGTTACTGGCACAATACAATAAGAAGTTTGGCACTATTTCTATAGATGGAACCCTGGGAGGGAATATATTTAATAGAAATTATTCGTATCTATCGCAGGCAACTGTTGGTGGGCTTTCTGCCCCTGGATTTTATAATATTGATGCTTCTATAGATCGTCCATCTACGACATCGTACAAGTTGGAGAAACAAATACGTAGCCTTTTTGCTATGGTTTCTTTAGGTTATTTGGATACTTATTTTCTGGATGCCTCTATTCGAAATGATAATTCTTCGGCTCTGCCAGAAGATAATAATTCGTACTGGTATCCTTCAATTTCTGGTAGTTTGGTATTTAGTGAGCTAATAAATTTGGATATCCTGTCATTTGGTAAGTTTCGAGCAAGTTATGCCCAGGCTGGATCAGATCTAAGTCCCTATAGAACTACAGTGGCTTATGGAGTAGGAACTGTTTATGATGGGATAAATACGCTATATGTTCCAGATAATTTAAATAATCCAGATATAGAACCTTCATTCTCTCATTCTTATGAAACAGGGTTGGATCTGCGCTTTTTTGGAAATAGACTGGGATTGAACTTTACATATTATAAGCAGCGTAATAAAAATCAGATAATAAGCTTAGATGTCTCTGGAGCTAGCGGTTATGAATCGAGTACTATCAATGCAGGGTTGATAGAAAATGATGGTGTAGAGATCAGCTTATCAGGAAAACCAATTCAGACCAATGATTTTAGCTGGGATGCGATTTTTAATATAAGCCGAAATAAAAGTGAAGTAGTCGAGCTTGCTCCAGGTATCGATGTTTATACTTATGGTGCTACAACCTATTCTAGTGTGACCAGTTATCTGAACTCTTATGAGGGCAAACCTTTTGGGAGTCTTGTAGGGCAGGCTTACCAAAGAGATGAAGCGACTGGCGATATCTTGATCGATGATAATGGGATGCCTTTGTACACTGATGCTACTCATGATTTTGGAACGGTTTTGCCCGATTTTACCGGTGGTTTTCAGAATACTTTTAGATGGAAAAACTTAAGCTTAAATGCAATGATCGATTTTCAGGGAGGCGGACAGTTTTTTAGTCGATCTAAAATGTTAGGGGTAAGGACGGGACAGGATCCTTTAACAGTAGCAATCAATGAAAACGGAATGAATGTTAGAGATGCATTAGAAGATGGAGGAGGAGTGCGAGTAGCTGGTATTTCAGCAGAAACTGGAGAACAAGTAGAAAATTTTGTAGATGCACGTTCTTACTATAGGAATGTGTTAGGTCGAAGGATTTATGAAGAGTGGTTATATGATGCTTCATACATTAAATTAAGCGAATTAAGATTAGGCTATACTTTTGGAGCAAAAATAATGGAGGTGCTTCCTTTTGAGGCTGTAAATGTGGCTTTTATAGCGCGTAACCCTGCAATGATTTGGCAAAATGCGCCAGACGGTATTGATCCCTCGGCAATTTCTACCGGATCACAATCGATTAGTTGGTATGAGTCGGGACAGTTGGCTACCGTTAGATCTTATGGAATCAATCTTAATATTACGTTTTAA
- a CDS encoding D-alanyl-D-alanine carboxypeptidase/D-alanyl-D-alanine-endopeptidase has product MQIKIKLIFLLLSISCLSCASLKNTKNINQIFDHSPAFKQGFTGLVIYDPGSNKILFDKNGNKYFTPASNTKLFTFYTALKIIGDSVPSLKYATHGDSLIFKGTGDPAFLYAEFDAKNTLDFLRNSDKKLFLLSPGFTEKKFGPGWAWDDYNDYYSAERNAFPLYGNVVEFRFQNGQNLPNSYPVIFKDSISTETIKDLGMGVYRDIDSNVFRLKNIKRKEDATRAVPFITSEFTSAKLLSDTLQKEVMLLRQKPKNLALDRIIYNTSSDSLYKKMLQDSDNFIAEQLLLVAAGEISDTLKTAIAIDYAQKNLLSDLPDKINWHDGSGLTRYNLFTPRSIVKLISKITDEIGEEKFKALLPASGESGTLKNSYKAIKPYIYAKTGTLRNNHSLSGLLITKSGKTLYFSFMNSNYIVPNSKLKQAMEEVLTTVRDQY; this is encoded by the coding sequence ATGCAAATTAAAATAAAACTCATCTTTCTCTTACTCTCCATTTCCTGTCTTAGCTGCGCCTCTTTAAAAAACACAAAAAATATTAATCAGATTTTTGACCACTCGCCTGCTTTTAAACAAGGTTTTACAGGACTCGTAATTTATGATCCAGGAAGTAACAAGATCTTATTCGATAAAAACGGCAATAAATACTTCACCCCGGCCTCAAACACAAAATTATTCACCTTTTACACAGCACTTAAAATTATAGGTGATTCTGTGCCAAGCTTAAAATATGCAACTCACGGAGACAGTCTTATTTTTAAAGGAACAGGCGACCCTGCTTTTCTTTATGCCGAATTTGATGCTAAAAATACACTTGATTTTTTACGAAATTCCGATAAAAAGCTGTTCTTACTTTCCCCTGGCTTTACTGAAAAAAAATTTGGTCCCGGTTGGGCATGGGATGATTATAATGATTATTATTCGGCAGAAAGAAATGCCTTCCCACTATATGGAAATGTAGTTGAATTTCGGTTTCAAAATGGTCAAAATTTACCCAATAGCTATCCGGTGATCTTTAAAGATTCAATTTCTACCGAAACAATTAAAGACTTAGGAATGGGTGTTTACAGGGATATCGACAGTAACGTCTTCAGGTTAAAAAACATAAAAAGAAAGGAAGATGCTACCCGTGCTGTACCTTTTATTACATCTGAATTTACTTCTGCTAAATTATTAAGCGATACACTGCAAAAAGAAGTTATGCTTTTGCGGCAAAAACCGAAAAACTTAGCGTTAGATCGTATTATATACAATACCTCTTCAGACAGTTTATATAAAAAAATGCTTCAGGATAGTGATAATTTTATTGCAGAACAGCTTTTACTCGTTGCAGCAGGAGAAATTTCAGACACTTTAAAAACAGCTATTGCAATAGATTATGCTCAGAAAAATTTATTAAGCGATCTTCCTGACAAAATAAACTGGCATGACGGCTCTGGCCTAACTCGCTACAATCTTTTTACTCCACGCAGTATTGTGAAGTTAATTTCAAAAATCACTGATGAAATTGGGGAAGAAAAATTTAAAGCCTTATTACCGGCAAGTGGTGAATCCGGCACGCTTAAAAATTCCTATAAAGCAATTAAACCTTATATTTACGCTAAAACGGGGACACTTAGAAACAATCACTCACTAAGCGGACTTTTAATCACCAAAAGCGGAAAAACCTTATATTTTAGTTTTATGAACAGCAACTACATCGTTCCTAATTCGAAGCTTAAACAAGCAATGGAAGAAGTTTTAACCACTGTTCGTGATCAATATTAA